From Erythrobacter sp. YJ-T3-07:
TCGCCAAGCCGGACTGGACTCCGCCCGGCTACGCCTTCCCCATCGCATGGACCGCCATTTTCGCGCTGGCCGCGCTTGCTGCGGTGAGTGCCTGGCTCTCTGCCCCCAATGCCAATGCACGCACCACCACCATCGGCCTGTTCGCGCTTAACGGCTTCCTCAACATCATGTGGAGCCTGCTGTTCTTTCGCCTGCAGAGGCCCGACTGGGCCTTCGCCGAACTGGTGGCGCTGTGGCTCTCGGTGCTGGTGCTGATCCTCTATTGCGGACGCTTCTCGCGCCTCTCCGCACTCGCACTGGTCCCCTACCTGATCTGGGCCAGCATCGCGGGCGCGCTCAACTGGAACATCGTCCAGCTCAACGGCCCGTTCTAGCATGGTCGTGGCGACGATGGGGGCGCTGTTCGCCAGCGGTCACGCGGCGGACATCGTGCTTGGCGTGCTGGCAATCGAAGCGGTGATCCTCGCCCGGCGCGGCTGGGCCTTCACCGCGATTCTCGGCCTGATCGGACCTGCTGCGCTGATCGTGCTCGGCCTGCGCGCGGCCCTTGTGGGCGCGGAGTGGTACTGGGTCTCGCTGCCGGTCGCGCTCGCCTTCCCGCTGCATCTGCTCGACCTGCGGCACAGGCTGCGCACCACCCGCTGATTCGAAAACGACAAGAGCCCGACCATTAAGGCCGGGCTCTTGAGTGTCGGGGTTTGAGACCAAGTGTCAGCGTGCCGGCGGTGCGTAGTGATGCTCCTGCGCCCACAGGTACCAGTTGTCGACCACGGTGCCGGTCAGCAGGATGCCGATCCCGCCGGTCAGCGTGGTCAGGATGGCGAACCACCATGCCCAGCGGTGGATCGATTCCATCGTGGCGTTAAAGCCCATGGTCCAGCGCCAGAACAGGCCGGCCCGTTCGGACGCGGTGCCGCGATCGGTAATCTGCTCGATCTCGCGCTCCCCGCCATAGCGGCTGACCGCCAGGATGGTGCCCCCATGCATCGCGAACAGCAGGGCCGATCCGTAAAGGAATGCGATCGAGAGCGCGTGGAACGGGTTATAGAAGAGATTGCCGTAGATGAGCGAGAAATTGTTGGTCCAGTCGAGGTGCGGGAAGATCCCGAAAGGCACCGCCTCCGACCAGCTGCCCATCAGCCCAGGGCGGATGAAGCCCAGCACCAGATACAGCCAGATCGCGCTCGCGAAGGCCCAGCAGACGTGCAGGCCCATCCCCAGCGCTTTCGCGCGGCGGTAGGTGCGGGCCCACCATAGCAGGATCGAGGTGGTCAGGAAGAACCCGGCCATGATCCACCAGCCACCTTCGGCCAGCGGGACGAAGGGGGAGAAGCCCCATTCAGGCCCCGGCGGCTGAAGCGAGAGCCAGAAGAACTCGCGCACGAAGGCCACCGGGCTCCAGTTGACCGAGGCGAGCATGTTGAGCCCGATGATCTCGATCGCGATGAAGCCGAACAGCAGCGAGGCGACGCCCAGCCAGCCGAGATAGATCGGCCCCAGCTGCGCCTGTCCAAGCTTGCCGAACCAGTAGGCGTTCGAGTGGATCGGGATGCGCGGCTCGTCGGTGAAGGGCAGGTCGATGCCCATCTCGGCCGGGCCCTCCAGCTGAACCTGCGTGAAGATATTCTGGTAGCGTGCCATGACGTACTCCCTTCCTCAGGACCAGATCGGGATGCTGCGCCACCAGCTCCACCATTCGGGGAAGCTGCCCTGGTACAGCGGCCCGGCGAGGATCATGCAGGCCGCACTCCAGAACCCGGCGTTGAGCGCCAGCAGCAGGCCCAGCCGGTGGATGCCGATCG
This genomic window contains:
- the pufM gene encoding photosynthetic reaction center subunit M; translated protein: MARYQNIFTQVQLEGPAEMGIDLPFTDEPRIPIHSNAYWFGKLGQAQLGPIYLGWLGVASLLFGFIAIEIIGLNMLASVNWSPVAFVREFFWLSLQPPGPEWGFSPFVPLAEGGWWIMAGFFLTTSILLWWARTYRRAKALGMGLHVCWAFASAIWLYLVLGFIRPGLMGSWSEAVPFGIFPHLDWTNNFSLIYGNLFYNPFHALSIAFLYGSALLFAMHGGTILAVSRYGGEREIEQITDRGTASERAGLFWRWTMGFNATMESIHRWAWWFAILTTLTGGIGILLTGTVVDNWYLWAQEHHYAPPAR
- a CDS encoding TspO/MBR family protein, coding for MAGIAALGVAMLGGTITDLGPWYQSLAKPDWTPPGYAFPIAWTAIFALAALAAVSAWLSAPNANARTTTIGLFALNGFLNIMWSLLFFRLQRPDWAFAELVALWLSVLVLILYCGRFSRLSALALVPYLIWASIAGALNWNIVQLNGPF